The genomic interval aattgccaagaaacagaagatctcgtacaacactgtgtactactcccttcacagaacagagcaaactggctctaactagaatagaaagaggagtgggagaccccggtgcccactgagcaagaggacaagtgtctagtttgaaaaacagacgcctctcacaagtcctcaactggcagcttcattaaatagtacccgcaaaacacctgtctcaacGTCAAAAGTGAAGAAGCGACACCAGGATGCTGTGTTACTTTGCCCATCTTATttatattggccagtctgagatattgctttttctttgcaactctgcctagaaggccagcatcctggagtcgcctcttcactgttgacgttgagactggtgttttgcggaagagtatttctgtctaataaagctcttttgtgggggaaaaactcattctgataggctgggcctggctccccatttgagagccaggcctacccatggctgcacccctgcccagtcatgtgaaatccatagactagggcctaattaatttatttcaattaactgatttcctttcGTTGAATTTcgttgaaaatgttgcatgttgtgtttatatttctgctCAGTATAATTTCAAAATTATGCATTAAGGTAATCATAGTATAAATGtggaaaaacaaatgtagacattaataactGCATTTCTATATCTTCCAAAATAGTTTTTACAATagtgggggagtgccaagatggggGAACAGTGGCTCTAAAGAGTGTCAGTCAGcttgtgtatatataaatatttgatgTGAATCCAGGTCTGTCTATCAGTGATGAGCCCATGGACCACTGCTGCAGTCTTAGCAGGACACCATACCCCTCCCACCTAGCTAACTCACCTTAACTATCTTCTCTCTCAAATATAGCAAGAGTAGCTGGCTGCTGTGTTTTATTTATACTCACACTGCCTGCCTGCTATTTCACAAGATGCAAAATGGCTGGAAAGCTGCAGAGCATTCTGGTAACAGAGTGACTAAGACACCACACAGCAACTATAACCACTTATGTACACTGCAGTCCATTGTAAAGTTAAACTCAATGTAGATTATAGCTGGATACAATAATGTGTTTGAACATATAGCCTGTGTTAAATCTTAAAAGAAAGATGTTATGCTGCTATATCCAGTAAAATCAATACCTTTTATATTTTGTCACATGTAAAACTACTTATTACCTTTCATAAATCCATTATAAAGTATACCTGAATGATCAGGGCATTGTCAACTTACCTGTGACATACATATCGTTGCCCAGGGCAGCTATACTGTAGCCCCCTCCCAGGTGATCAGGGAACTCAGCCAGATAGCGCCACTGTCCAGTCTGAGGGTTGTAACAGTCCACAGTGACCAGCTCATCGCAGTCCTGGTCACAGCCTCCCACCACAACCAGGATCTCAGCCAGTCCGGTTGAGGGCCGTGGCCGCATGCGCTGGCAGGGTCTGTCGTGGCGGTCGTATTCACACGACTGGAAGCTCCGGGCCTCACTCACCATTCTCaggcaggagggggagaggtagaccAGTGGGTCACTCTCCACGTGGGCGAGTAGATAAAACCGGCGCACGAAGGGTAGTCTCACCTGCTGCAGCAGCTCGGGCCAGTAGTGGAGCCGCCTCTGTAGGTCTGCTTTGATCCAGCGCACTGCAATCTGATAGGCCGTCTCCTCCTTGTCCACACACAGCGCGTCATCCGACACAAACTCCAGCAAACGTTTCCAGGGCAACCGCTCAAAGTCCTTGCCTTTGGCCAGATCCACAATGTTCTTGAGGACAAAGCGGCGTGCGCTGACAGCTAGATCGCGGCAAGCGTAGGCCTCGGCAAAGTCCTGGATCTCCAGGCAGTTGGAGACGTCTAACCTCTGCTCAAGGAAGGCACAGCAGGCCTCTTTGACCGAGGGGAACTGGAACAGGTCGGCAGTCTTCAGCAGAAGATCTACATTATCCTGGGTGACTGTGACTCGGCCTGTATAACAGAAGTCCACCAGCAGGCCCAGCAGTTCAGCAGACACCTCGTGAAGGACCACACGGTCCATGGCGCTCTCTCTCAATGTCCCGGCGAACATGGCCCTGAAGTAGGTGCTGGCTGCGGCCAACACGGTGCGGTGGCAGTGGAACTCCTGGCCCTCGGCGCACAGAGTGATGTCGAAGAACTTGCGCTCGGCACGGAGCTCGTGGATCCCCCGGAGAAGGTTGAAGGCGTGGGCCGTGTCGAAGAAGGGCAGCGTGGACGGCTGAGTCTGGATCACTGGCTTCTCAGATATCACTCCTCCCACTAACCCCCCTCTgttcatcactcctccctccatctctctgtttggaTATCTCAAAGAGGTTGTTCTCAGAAGATTGGGTTAATCTGAAAAACAGAAACAGCATTAGCATTTCTCTTACAATCACTTCTAAACGGGTTCAGA from Oncorhynchus tshawytscha isolate Ot180627B linkage group LG22, Otsh_v2.0, whole genome shotgun sequence carries:
- the klhl21 gene encoding kelch-like protein 21 — its product is MEGGVMNRGGLVGGVISEKPVIQTQPSTLPFFDTAHAFNLLRGIHELRAERKFFDITLCAEGQEFHCHRTVLAAASTYFRAMFAGTLRESAMDRVVLHEVSAELLGLLVDFCYTGRVTVTQDNVDLLLKTADLFQFPSVKEACCAFLEQRLDVSNCLEIQDFAEAYACRDLAVSARRFVLKNIVDLAKGKDFERLPWKRLLEFVSDDALCVDKEETAYQIAVRWIKADLQRRLHYWPELLQQVRLPFVRRFYLLAHVESDPLVYLSPSCLRMVSEARSFQSCEYDRHDRPCQRMRPRPSTGLAEILVVVGGCDQDCDELVTVDCYNPQTGQWRYLAEFPDHLGGGYSIAALGNDMYVTGGSDGSRLYDGVWRYNSSVNEWTEVSPMLKAREYHSSCVLKGQLYVVAPDSTERYDHALDCWEALPPMLHAMDNCSTTTCRGRLYAIGSMTTTGEDNMAIQCYDSEANRWTLVNCGELPPWSFAPKTVTLNGLIYFVRDDSAEVDVYNPQKNGWDKISPMTQVHVGGSVAALGGRLFVSGGYDNTFELSDVVEAYDPSTRTWTPTGRLPQPTFWHGSVSIFRQFMPAVSNTFEPIDLPEANSIHLHRHHRNQALHNHNLNLNQNHDVNPV